The genomic DNA TTCCAGTCCGTGCGGAACGAATAATGATTCAGCCAATCCCCCATGATCCAGCCCGAAAGCGGAAGGGCGATGACAACAGCAATAGCAATCAACAGGAAGAACTCTCGCCCCAATTCAAAGAAAAGCTGCCTCCGGGAAGCTCCCAGAACCTTCCGGATTCCCATCTCCCGGATACGAGTCGAACAAGAAAACATAACCAGAACAGCCAATCCCATACAAGAGATAAAGATCGCCAATATCGCAAAAAGCGCCACAATCAACCCAAACACTTCATCCTGTCGGTATTGCTGATCAAAAAACTGGTCGAGAAAGAAATAATCATAGCTGGAATCCGGGAAATAACGTTCCCACGCTCCTTCGACCTGTTTCACGAGATCACGCGGGTTACCGTTCTCCATAACGACAGAGATATAACGTTGTTTCATCCAGCTCAATTTCTCATGCAGGGCAAACAAGATCGGCGTAAAATCTTTGTTAAGCGATTGTTGATGATAATCCTTCACGACCCCGATAATCTGCATCGGCTGATCGACGGTTTCGACAGACAAGCGTTGCCCCAAAGCGGCATCGGACGATTCGAATCCCAACGTACGGACAGCCGATTCGTTCAGGACGATCTTATAAACATCTCCCCCGTAATCTTCGGAAAAACCACGGCCGGAAACGAACTTCAGATCATAAGCTTCCAGAAAAAACTCATCGCAGTTCAACATCTCCAACAGGCGCGTCTGCTTCGTCACATCACTTTCGCGGACGATGGACAGGAAATCGGTTACCTCCGTTCCGGGAACTGCACCAGAAACCGTCACCGCCCTGACGGAGGGCAATAACGCCACCTCTTTCTTAAATGCCTCCAACTTCATAGCCAGTTCCTCGCATTGCGCCGGGAACTTAAGAACCAGCGTCTGGTCCACCCGTACCCCCAAAGAAGCATTCCGCATATATTGAAGTTGCGCATACACGATCAACGTCCCGCAAAGCAACACCAGAGAAGCCGTGTATTGCAACACCACCAAAACCTTGCGGGTGACCGTCGCCCCATGCGTATGGGTAAACTTTCCTTTCAACATCCGGATCGGCTTGATGCCGGACAAAACCGTCGCCGGGTAAAAGCCGGACAGAAACACACCGGCAGCAAAGATCAGCAACAGATACCACCCCAGTGAAGTCGTAAACCAGACGGAAAAACTCAGATCCCGTCCCGTCTGGTTATTGAAAGAAGGCATCAACGCCTCCATCAGCCCGATAGCCAGGATAAAAGCAATACTATTCGTCACCAACGATTCGAAAAGGAACTGTGAAATAACCTGCCTCCGGCTTGCCCCCGAAGCCCGACGTATACCGATCTCTTTGGCTCGTTCCATCGAACGGGCTACCGTCATATTGATATAATTGATCCAAGCAATACAAAGGATAGCAAGTGCCGTACAGATCAACACCCAGATAGAAGAACGATTCCCCTTCACCTCCGGCTCATAAGCTTTCTGCGGATTCAGATGGATATCGCGGAGGTTCGTCAACTGGATCGCCCAAGTTTTATTCTTCAATGCCTCTTCCGTCTTATACTTCTCCGCCATTACTGGAAAATCCTCTTCCACCTGCGTTTTCAGGTTCGCCGACTTCAGCAAGACATACGAATAGACTTCGTGGCGATACCAATATTCATCCATCCACTTCGGGAGCGTCTTGTAGGAGATCAGCAGATTATAGCGAATATGCGTATTGATCGGCATATCTTCCATTATACCCGTCACTTCGCAAGCTTCCTCTCCTATATTGCTTCGGAAGATCAGGATTTTCCCGATCGGGTCCGCTCCCTTGAAATATTTCCGGGCAATACGTTCGGTGATAACTACCTTGTTCGGTCCGTCCAGACAACTTTCTTTATTTCCCTTCAAGAGTTTGAAGTCAAAGAAATCGAAAAAGTTAGCTTCCGCATAGCCTATACCTGTCTCCCGATATAGCAGTTCGTTGTATTTCACGACCTGCTCCGGATAATACTGGCTTCCAACACGTGTATAAGCCTCGACAGCACTCATGTTTTGCTTCATAGCCGTAGCATAGCCGGCAGACGAACTGGCCCAATCATCCGTCAGCTCCCCGTTCTCATAAAACCGGGCTTCAACCCTGAAGATACGATCCTGCCGGCTGTGCATATCGTCGTAGCTGTATTCGAAAGCCACATAGGTCAGGATCAGCAAGGCTGCCGCCATGCCGATCGCCAGACCGACTATATTGACGACACTGAAACCTTTCTTTTTAGTAAGGCTGCGCCACGCACAGTTCCAATAGTTTGTTACTATCATTATGATGAAGATTTTCAAAGATGAATATTCAGGAAACGACCCGGCCGTCCAAAAGATGGATAATCCGGTGTGCGAAGCTGGCATCCCGTTCCGAGTGCGTGACCATGACGATCGTCGTCCCCTGCCCGTTCAGTTCTCGAAGTAATTCCATCACCTCCGCCCCGTTTGTCGAATCCAGGTTTCCCGTCGGTTCGTCGGCAAGGATCAGCGGACAATCCGTCACCACGGCGCGCGCTATCGCCACACGTTGCTGTTGTCCGCCGGATAGCTGCTGCGGAAAATGTCCGGCACGATGGGCGATATTCATCCGGTCGAGGACTTCCATCACCTTCCGCTTGCGTTCGGACTTCCGGCAGCCAAGATAAACCAACGGCAGTTCCACATTCTCGAAGACTGTCAGCTCGTCTATCAGGTTGAAACTCTGGAATACGAAACCGATATTCCCTTTACGGAAAGCCGTCAACTGGCTCTCTCCCATATTGTCTATCTCCTTGCCGTTAAAGAAATATTTGCCGGAAGTCGGCGAATCAAGCGTTCCCAAGATATTCAATAAGGTCGACTTGCCACAGCCAGAAGGCCCCATAATGGCCACAAACTCACTCTGTTTGACCTCGATGTTCACCTCGTTCAATGCTTTCGTCTGCACCTCCTCGGTGGTGAAGACCATAGACAGATTCTCTGTTTTAATCATATTATATTTATTTAAATCATTCGTTCCTGAGAATACGCATCGGCTTCAACCGAACCACACGCCACACCTGTCTGACTACCGTCAAGAAAGCGATACACATCAACAACACAAATGCGACTCCGTACACCCACCAAGGCAACACGATATGAAAAGCATAACTCTCCAGCCATCCGTTCATCAAAACCACAGAAACAGGAAGTCCCAATACAGTGGCCAGCACCGTAAGAAGTAGCAGTTCACGTGTCAAAACAACAAAAAGACTTATTTTACCGGCTCCCAAAACCTTCCGTATCCCAACCTCTTTCACTCGTGCCAGAGTAGAAAAAAGCGTCACGACCCATAATCCCAAACAGGCCACAAAGACTGCCAATAATGACGCACTGGCAAAAATCCAACCGAAATTGCGATCCGACTTATACAAGCTATCCTGATAATCATCGAGATAGAAATAAGAAAAAAGGGCGGACGGAAAATAAGTCCGGTACATTTGTTCCACTTCAGCCAAGCGGTCAGAATTGACCGAGCCATCCATCTTGACGGATATATAAGGAGTCGCAATAAACGGGACCCGCTCTTTCAGGAAAAAGAGGATCGGCTTATACGGTTCCGCAAGCGACTGCTGATGATAATTTTTCACAACCCCGACAACTTCGAGTGGATCTTCCAGCACTTCCATCTCCAACTGCTTTCCTAACGCCTCTTCCGGAGAAGGATAACCAAGCAGACGCACCGCCTCTTCGTTCAGGACGACCTTATTCCGTTCATTGCCGTATGCTTCCGAGAAACCACGTCCACAAAGCATTTCCGGCGAATAAAGCGCCAGATAATCATAATCGACAGCAAACATCTGTATCAGCTTCACTTCGGATGGATCGCTGCCGTAAGGACGATTGGTAAAGTAGTTCGCCACCTCAACGCCCGGCACAGCACCGGAAATAGAGACACGGACAACATAAGGTATCTGTCCCAACCGTTTCTTGAAACTCTCCATTTTGACGGACATATCATCGGTAAAAGCCGGATATTTCACCACCAGTACCCGGTTCGAAGAAGCGGAAGAAGTCTCCTGCTGCATATAACGAACCTGTCCGATCACCACCAACGTACCGGAAACCAGAACGAAAGAAGCAAGAAACTGAGCCACAATCAACATCTTCCGCATCCGGTTTCCCTTACGGCCATGCAGTAATTTTCCTCGCATGATATCCGCTGGACGGATGCGTGTCAGCAGGAATGAAGGATACAGTCCGGTAAACAAAGTTCCCCCTATAAAACACGCTGCCGCCATACTCCAGAATTCCGGCAAACGGAACGCGCCGGCAGCAAAATCCAATCCTACCCAACGGCAGACAAAAGGCAACAGTACCTCGACCCACCCGAGAGCCAAGATCAAAGCCGACAAGTTCAACAACCCTGCTTCCAGCAATCCTTGCAGGATCACCTGCCGGCGGGAAGCCCCGAACGCCTTGCGAATACCAAACTCCCTGCCACGTTCCAGATAACGGGCAACCGTCAGGTTCAGCGCGTTCACCCAGCCGATCAGTAAAAGGGCGACTACCATCACCGAAAGGATACGTACAGCCATACGACTACCTTTCGCCTCTTTCTCATAAGACTTACGGGGAGTCAGATGAATATCCCGCAAACGAACCAGTTCAACCCTCCAGTCCTTATGTTTCAATGCCGCCGTCTTATATTTTTCAGAGATGGAATGGAAAGCCGCTTCAATATCGCCCGGTTTCTTTCCCGGTTCAAGCCGGACATACGTATAGACACCGTGGATATACCAAATATCGCGCCTTGCCTCCGGAATAGTCGAATAAGACAACAGGAAGTCATAATGCAGATGCGAATTATAAGGCATATCGGCAATCACGCCCGTCACCTCGAAATGCTGTTCGGACGAAGATGTACGGAAAGTCAGCACTTTGCCGATAGGATCACCACCGGCAAAATAACGACGTGCAGCACTTTCGGTAATCACCATCGTATTCGGACGGACCAACTGTCCACCCTTCTCCCCCTTGAGGATCGGGAAATTGAAGAGATCGAAAAAAGCCGGTTCGGTATAACAGTACTGTTCTTCGATAAACTGCCGGTCACCGAACGTCACCTCTTGTCCGCGATCTTGTGCCGTCACACGTACATACTGCTCTATGCCCGGAATCTCGCGATACATGGCGGGAGCATGCCCGAAAGAAGTCGTCGCCCAATTATCCGTCAAGGTTGCCCCTTCATAAAGACGGCTCTCCACACGGTAGATGCGATCCCCGTCGTGGAACGAATCGAAACTCAATTCGAACCGTACATAGAGCATAATCAGCAGCGCCGCGCCAACACAAACGGAAAGACCGAACACATTCAGGGCGGAAAGAGACTTCCGCGCCCGTTGGCTTTTGATTACTTGAGACCAATATTCCATCAGCGTAAAATTAATCGTTCATTCTCACCAAACAAGTCATATCCGGAAATAATCACCTTCTCTCCCGGTTGCAACCCTTCCACAACCTCGTAATACTGCGGGTTCTGACGGCCGATACGGACAGGGCGGCGGCGAGCTGTCTTTCCTTCTTCATCTACCACATACATGTACTCGCCGCCGCTTGCTTGGTAGAAGCTACCACGTGGGACGATCACCGCCGGCACGGGATCGCCCAGTTGCAGGTTCAGGTGGTAGGTTTGCCCGGCACGGATATTCTCCGGCCGGCCGGAGACAAAATGCAGGTCGGTGCGAAACTGTCCTTCCCGCACTTCGGGATAGACTTTCGTCACCTCCATATCGTACTTCTTTCCTTCACGTTCGAAGCTCGCAGGGAGACCGGGCATGACACGTTCCACATAGTGCTCGTCAATCTTGGCTTCCACCTTCAGTTCGGGCGTGATCACCTGGCCGATACGTTCGCCCTGGGCGATGGACTGGCCGATCTGGGCCTCCAGGTTTCCTAACTGCCCGTCGACGGGAGCCTTCACTTTCAGGTTTTCCAGTCGCCCGCGAACCAAGGCAAGGCTCTTCTTCATATTCCGGATGTTCTCGTCCAGGCTCTGTAGCTGGCTGCTGCGGAACAGGTCGTCCTGCTTGATCCGTTCGTCCACAACGGCCAACTGTCCGAGGGCGGCCTCGTAATCTTCCTCAGCCTGCAAGTAATCTTCGCGGGCCAGCAGGTTCTTCTTATACAGGCGTTCGTATTGCCTGAAACGGCGTTCCTTCTGCACCAATTCCTTACTCAGGCCGATACGGTCCTGTTTCAGCCGGAGATGTTCCTGCTCCATGCTGAGACGGGTGTTGCGAAGTTCGTTTTCCTGATAGGCCAAGTCGGCTTCGCTTTGCAGGATGCCGATGTTCAGGAGCGGGTTACTGAGGCGGAGGATCACGTCGCCCGCCCGCACCTGCGCCCCTTCCTCGATCAGGCGTTCTTCGACGCGCCCACCCTCGATGGCGTCAAGATAGATGATACGATCCGGCAGTACCTGCCCGATAACCCGGATGTAGTCGTTGAACTCTCCTTTCTGCACGGTAGCGATCGTAATGCGTTCTTTCTCCACTTTCAGGGAAGAGGAAGTATCACGAAAAAGAAGCCAAAGCAGGCAAAGCAGCCCGACGGCAATTCCTATCAAGGAATAGATGTGTTTCTTCTTAAACCGGGACTTCCGCTCAATACGGGTGTCCATGCTATTGATTGCCATTCTTGTTGTATTTATTCGGTTCCTAAAAATGAGCCTGTGCGGTAGAAGTCTACCGTGCGGCTTTTCAACTCATACTGCAAACGGGTGCGCGACAGTTCTGCCTTGGCCAGTATATAGAGGTTCCGCTTCTCCATCAGTTCGAACACGGAGATCATCCCCTCCTCCCATTTCTCCTCGCTCTCTTTCAGCGTGACGGTGGAAGTGCGGAGTTGTTCGACCGCCTGACGGTGTTCCTCGGCGGCAGCCCGGAGTGAAAGGCAGGCGTCGTCTATTTCCTTGTAGAGGCTGAGGCGTTGCTGCTCGTTCTCGTTCCGTATCCTTTGCAGGCGGAAACGTTCCTTCCGGACATCTGTCAGGCGGGAAAGTCCGCTGAACAGAGGCAGCGAGACGCTCACGCCGATATATTTGTTCATGTTATTCTTCAACTGGTCTTTGATCGGGATGATCTCGCCCAGGTCATCCCGTTCCGTGTCGTAGTAACCGGAATAGAGGCTGAATTCCGCCCTGATGGAAGGAGAAAAAGCCCCGGACGCTATTGCCAGTGACTTGCGGGAAGCTTTCTCCCTCAGTTCCATAGCCCGGAATTCCGGCAGGGATGTTTCGGAGGCGGCATAGATCTCGTTAGATTCCAGTACAGGAAGCACGGGAAGTTCGCCCTCCCCGCCGGGAGAGATCGCCAGCGTATCGGTATCCCGCATATTCAGCAGTTCCTTCAGGGCAAGTAATGAGAGGCGGCAACCGTTCGCCTTCACCGTCTCCTGGTAAATATCAGATTGCAGGCGCGCCTTCACCTCCTGCAAATCAGAAGGGGAACGCATGCCAAGATCCACATATTCGAGCATCTGCTCGTGATAGCGTTCGCTCAACTTCCGCTGCTCGACAGCAAGCTCGTACATCTTCTTATCGAAGCAGAGGCGATAGAAAGCATCCATCACCTCGAAGGCAATCCGGTTCTCCTCGATCTGCTCCGTGAGGCCGCCGATCTGCTTGTTCAGTTTGCGGAACTGCAACCGGTTGACGCGCGTAAAGCCGTCGAACACCGGAAGCGAGACATTCAGCCCCATCGTGCTCTCTAAAAAGGAAGAGGAAGTATAGAGGTTCGTTTTCGGGTCCACCGAACGCCCCAAACGTTTGCCCAATGCGCCGGTAGCACTTACTGAGGGCAGGAAATCACCATAGGCGGCGGTAAGGTCTTCCCCGGCAATCCGTGTATCCAGGCGACTGTTCCGCACGCGGTAGTTCTGTTCGACGGCATAGCGCATGCAGTCATCCACCGTCCAGCCGGACTGCGCCCGCAGGTTTCCCGGCGAAGCCAGGAAGACGAGAAGAAAAAGAGACAAACCTCGTTTGATCGTTATCTGTGCATTCATCATGACAGAAAGAAAGCAAACGACGTGCCAGAAATGTAACATTCAGACTATCAAAAGCATTTCAAAAACACCTCTCGCCAACCGTCCAATTTTTGGACGCCCAAACGTCCAACTTTTTGACACAGGTGTCCTCCTGTCGCTCATCGAAGCATGACAAGTGCCAAATGCAACACACAAAAACAAGCTTTACCCCTCATCCCTGAGACATAAAGCCTAAACACGTAAATCAGTTATTATAAAAAACGAAGCAGTGTTATTTATTGTGTCTATAAGTATACTCTTTTTATTTTCCGCGGGCAAAGGAAAAGCATACATATTGCAAAGATATGACAAGAGAAAGACAATTTAATTGAAAATAGAGAACCATGGTTTATCTGAAGCAAATCAAACTAATCAATCCGGATATCCATACGAACGGGAGATCATCTCTCCCAAGCATTTAAGATTTCCGCCACATAGACGTTATGCGGATTCCCTGCCATTGCGCTGTACCATTTCTCGTATAAGGCAGGATCAACAAAATGATCCTTATCCATCTTAGTCACGTAAAGGGTTTTGCATTCGAGCGTCAGGCGCGATTCCTCGAAACAAGGATTACCCAGATCGGTAAAATAAGGCGTCAAACCTGTCGCTGCCACCTTGTCGATATCCCGTCCCGATTTCGCCCCGCAAATCTTATGGGCAGTCTTATGCTCTTCTCCTAAAAAGGACAGCGTGAAAGCTCCCTTCGCATCGACAAACTCGCGGGTATAACGTTCCGGACGGATAAAGACGAACACTACCGGCTTGTTCCACAGGAAGCCTACGCCCCCCCAACTCGCCGTCATCATGTTGAACTTGTCCTTGTCGCCGGCGCTTACCAGCATCCACTCTTTTCCGATGATCTCTATAAAATTGTCTTTGACCAGACTCGGTTCTATTGCCTTCATAATTTCACACCTTAGTTAATAATCTTTCAAAGATACGAAAATATTTATTTGTGTGTGCAAAATTTAATATTCTTGTCCATACAGAATATTTTCTTTAGGTTTGCATCTCAATATTCACGTAATTATCAAGACGATAAACTGCCAAATGGAAATACTGAACAACTGGATCAGCGGGATTAACGACCTCCTATGGTCGTATGTTTTAATTATCATGCTGTTAGGATGCGCCTTCCGGTTCACTTTCAAAACCCGTTTCGTCCAGTTCCGTATGTTCCGGGAGATGATACGTGTGCTCGGCGACTCCGCCAACAAAGCCCATGAAGGTGAAAAGCACATCTCATCCTTCCAGGCATTCGCCGTATCGCTTGCCAGCCGTGTCGGGACAGGCAACCTGGCGGGAGTAGCCACAGCCATAGCCGTAGGAGGTCCGGGAGCAGTGTTCTGGATGTGGATCATCGCCCTGTTAGGTTCGGCCAGCGCTTTCGTCGAATCTACACTCGCACAGCTTTACAAACGGAAAGGAAAAGAATCCTTCATCGGGGGGCCCGCCTACTATATGCGATACGGATTGGGACTGAACTGGATGGGCATACTGTTCGCCATCTTGATCTCCGTCACCTTCGGTTTCGCGTTCAACTCGGTACAAAGCAACACGATTTGCGCCGCCATGCAAGGCTCGTTCGGTTTCGATCCGAGGATCGTAGGCGCGGTACTGACCGTACTGACACTTGCCATTATCTTCGGAGGAATCCAGCGAATAGCCAAAGTCAGCAGCGTGATCGTCCCCGTAATGGCATTGGGATACGTGGCGCTCGCCTCGGGGATCGTACTGTTCAATATAACGGAACTGCCGGCCGTCATCAAACTGATCGTAAGCAGCGCTTTCGGATGGGAACAGGCGGCAGGCGGTACGATCGGTGCCGCTCTGATGCAAGGGATCAAGCGCGGCCTGTTCAGCAACGAGGCAGGTATGGGATCGGCTCCGAACGTAGCGGCCACGGCATCCGTCACACATCCGGTCAAACAGGGATTGATCCAGACTTTGGGTGTTTTCACCGACACCCTGCTGATCTGTACCTGCACGGCTTTTATCATCCTGTTCAGCGGGGCGCCGTTGGACGGTTCGGTAAACGGGGTACAACTGACACAGCATGCCCTGACGCTCGAAGTGGGAAAAGCCGGAGGGATATTCGTTGCCGTAGCGATCTTCCTGTTCGCTTTCAGCAGCATTATCGGGAACTACTATTACGGGGAAGCGAACATTCGTTTCATCACACCGAAAAAAAGCGTGCTCTATATCTACCGTCTGGCGGTCGGCGGTATGGTGATGTTCGGGGCGTTAGCAAGTCTGGAACTCGCCTGGAGCCTGGCGGATATCACGATGGCTTTCATGACGATCTGCAACCTGTTCGCCATCTCGTTGCTGAGCAAACAGGCCTTCCTGCTGCTGCACGATTACATTGCTCAAAAACGTAGCGGGATCAAGAGCCCTGTGTTCGACAAGAACAAGCTGCCGGAACTGAAGGACAAGGCGGAATGCTGGTAAACGCTTCTTATTGGTAGATCAGACTGAACAACCGTTCAGGTGCAAAGATCTCGTTGGCGACCTCTCGTATCTCTCCGGCGGTCAGCTTCTCCACCTTGGCGAAGACTTCCGGCAGGGTGTCGTAGCGGTTATAATGGAGAAAGCTCTTACCCAGCCCCAAAAACAAGCCTTCCCGATTATCGCCGGAGACGCCCAATTGTCCGATCACCTGCTTCTTGGCCGCCGCCAACTGGGTCGCGGTCAGCTTCACCTCACGCAGCTTCGCCAGTTCCTTGTAAACAAGCCTGATCGCCTTCTCCTTGTTCTTCGGATCAGTCCCGAAGTAGATGCTTGCCAGCCCCGTATCGGTATAAGAAGTCACGTTCGATTCGACGTTATAGACAAGCCCGTTCTTTTCCCGGAGAGAGACATTCAAACGGTTGTTCATGCCCGGCCCTCCCAAGAGGTTATTCAGCAAGAACAACGGCAGGCGTTTCTCATCGTGCATGCTGTATGCCCGTCCCCCGATCAGCACATGCGCCTGATGGGTATCCTTGTGTATCTGGCGGCTGACGGGAAGGAGCTCGCCGGGTGCCGTCCGGTTACGTGCCGCCATCGGGAAAGCGATATCCGACAGGGTGCTTTCCGCCATCTGCACGATCTTCTTGAACGGAATCCGGCCCATCGAGAAGAACACCATATTTTCGGGGGCATAGAACCGCCTCATAAACGACTTGCCGGACTCGCTGCCGAAACCGAGCAGCGACTGCTCGTCCCCCAAGATGTTATGTCCCAACGCATGTCCGTCGAACAGCAAATTCTCGAATTCATCGAAGATCAGTTCCGAAGGGCTGTCCTCGTATGAATTGATTTCGTCCAGGATCACATCCACCTCCTTCTCGATCTCCTGCTCCGGGAACTGCGAATGGAACACCAGGTCGGACAGCAGTTCGAAAGCCCTCCGGAAATGCTCTTCCATAAAAATAGAATAGACGAAAGTCTCCTCCTTTGTGGTATAGGCGTTCAGCTCCCCTCCCACATTCTCCATCCGATTCAGGATATGCCAGGACTTACGCTTTTCCGTCCCCTTGAATATCATGTGTTCGACAAAGTGAGCCAAGCCAAATTCATCCATTTCCTCATCCCGTGTCCCGGCATTCACGGCAAACCCGCAATACGACACCGGGGATGCAGAAGGAAGATGTACGATACGCAAACCGTTCGGTAAAATATGTGAGAAGTAATCTTTTTCCATGATCCATTCATTAGGAGGCACAAAAGTACAAAAATATAGGTCATTCCATGTGCAGGTATCATTAAAATAGATACTTTTGCACTTTGTTAAGTTCATAACACCATATAGAATCATTTTAAAGGCTATGATAAACGAAGCAATCTCATCCATTCTGCAACAGGAAGCTGAAGCAGTACGCAATATTCCGATAACCGACGGCTATGAAGAGGCTGTGACACTCATTGTGAAACATGTACACGAACTCGGAGGGAATCTGATCACCAGCGGTATGGGAAAAGCAGGACAGATCGCCATGAACATCGCGACCACCTTCTGTTCGACCGGCACGCCTGCCTACTTCCTGCATCCCAGCGAAGCACAACACGGCGACCTCGGCATCGTCCGCAAGAACGATGTCATGCTGCTCATCTCCAACTCCGGCAAGACACGCGAACTGCTCGAACTGGTGGAGCTGACACGCGGTCTCGTACCGGAGATGCAGTTTATCGTTATCACCGGCAACCCCGACAGCCCGCTGGCAGCCGAAGCGACGATCTGCCTGCCGACCGGTGCGCCGAAAGAAGTGTGTCCTTTAGGCCTCACCCCCACCACATCGACCACGGTCATGACGGTGATAGGCGACCTGTTGGTAGTCGGCACCATGAAACGCATCAACTTCGGCTATCCCGACTATGCCAAACGGCATCACGGCGGTTACCTGGGTTCGAAAAGCCGCGAACAGTGTAAAACCGTAAACAAATAAAGAGCATGAGGAAGGTAATCGGCATCGGGGAAACCATTCTCGACATCATCTTCAGGAACAACCGACCCCATACGGCAGTGCCCGGCGGATCGACCTTCAACGGCCTCATCTCGTTAGGACGCCTGGGTGTACCTGTCTCTTTCATCAGCGAAGTGGGAAACGACCATGTCGGCGACATCATACGCGACTTCATGAAGGAAAACAACATTTCCACCCGCTACGTCGACCGTTTCCCGGATGGCAAAAGCCCGATTTCGCTCGCGTTCCTGGACAACGACAGCAATGCCGACTACACTTTCTACAAGGATTATCCGAAGCAACGCCTCG from Parabacteroides merdae ATCC 43184 includes the following:
- a CDS encoding ABC transporter permease — encoded protein: MIVTNYWNCAWRSLTKKKGFSVVNIVGLAIGMAAALLILTYVAFEYSYDDMHSRQDRIFRVEARFYENGELTDDWASSSAGYATAMKQNMSAVEAYTRVGSQYYPEQVVKYNELLYRETGIGYAEANFFDFFDFKLLKGNKESCLDGPNKVVITERIARKYFKGADPIGKILIFRSNIGEEACEVTGIMEDMPINTHIRYNLLISYKTLPKWMDEYWYRHEVYSYVLLKSANLKTQVEEDFPVMAEKYKTEEALKNKTWAIQLTNLRDIHLNPQKAYEPEVKGNRSSIWVLICTALAILCIAWINYINMTVARSMERAKEIGIRRASGASRRQVISQFLFESLVTNSIAFILAIGLMEALMPSFNNQTGRDLSFSVWFTTSLGWYLLLIFAAGVFLSGFYPATVLSGIKPIRMLKGKFTHTHGATVTRKVLVVLQYTASLVLLCGTLIVYAQLQYMRNASLGVRVDQTLVLKFPAQCEELAMKLEAFKKEVALLPSVRAVTVSGAVPGTEVTDFLSIVRESDVTKQTRLLEMLNCDEFFLEAYDLKFVSGRGFSEDYGGDVYKIVLNESAVRTLGFESSDAALGQRLSVETVDQPMQIIGVVKDYHQQSLNKDFTPILFALHEKLSWMKQRYISVVMENGNPRDLVKQVEGAWERYFPDSSYDYFFLDQFFDQQYRQDEVFGLIVALFAILAIFISCMGLAVLVMFSCSTRIREMGIRKVLGASRRQLFFELGREFFLLIAIAVVIALPLSGWIMGDWLNHYSFRTDWKAWFFLVPVVLLCVISLLTIGWQTAKTIFSKPARSLRYE
- a CDS encoding ABC transporter ATP-binding protein, giving the protein MIKTENLSMVFTTEEVQTKALNEVNIEVKQSEFVAIMGPSGCGKSTLLNILGTLDSPTSGKYFFNGKEIDNMGESQLTAFRKGNIGFVFQSFNLIDELTVFENVELPLVYLGCRKSERKRKVMEVLDRMNIAHRAGHFPQQLSGGQQQRVAIARAVVTDCPLILADEPTGNLDSTNGAEVMELLRELNGQGTTIVMVTHSERDASFAHRIIHLLDGRVVS
- a CDS encoding ABC transporter permease gives rise to the protein MEYWSQVIKSQRARKSLSALNVFGLSVCVGAALLIMLYVRFELSFDSFHDGDRIYRVESRLYEGATLTDNWATTSFGHAPAMYREIPGIEQYVRVTAQDRGQEVTFGDRQFIEEQYCYTEPAFFDLFNFPILKGEKGGQLVRPNTMVITESAARRYFAGGDPIGKVLTFRTSSSEQHFEVTGVIADMPYNSHLHYDFLLSYSTIPEARRDIWYIHGVYTYVRLEPGKKPGDIEAAFHSISEKYKTAALKHKDWRVELVRLRDIHLTPRKSYEKEAKGSRMAVRILSVMVVALLLIGWVNALNLTVARYLERGREFGIRKAFGASRRQVILQGLLEAGLLNLSALILALGWVEVLLPFVCRWVGLDFAAGAFRLPEFWSMAAACFIGGTLFTGLYPSFLLTRIRPADIMRGKLLHGRKGNRMRKMLIVAQFLASFVLVSGTLVVIGQVRYMQQETSSASSNRVLVVKYPAFTDDMSVKMESFKKRLGQIPYVVRVSISGAVPGVEVANYFTNRPYGSDPSEVKLIQMFAVDYDYLALYSPEMLCGRGFSEAYGNERNKVVLNEEAVRLLGYPSPEEALGKQLEMEVLEDPLEVVGVVKNYHQQSLAEPYKPILFFLKERVPFIATPYISVKMDGSVNSDRLAEVEQMYRTYFPSALFSYFYLDDYQDSLYKSDRNFGWIFASASLLAVFVACLGLWVVTLFSTLARVKEVGIRKVLGAGKISLFVVLTRELLLLTVLATVLGLPVSVVLMNGWLESYAFHIVLPWWVYGVAFVLLMCIAFLTVVRQVWRVVRLKPMRILRNE
- a CDS encoding efflux RND transporter periplasmic adaptor subunit yields the protein MDTRIERKSRFKKKHIYSLIGIAVGLLCLLWLLFRDTSSSLKVEKERITIATVQKGEFNDYIRVIGQVLPDRIIYLDAIEGGRVEERLIEEGAQVRAGDVILRLSNPLLNIGILQSEADLAYQENELRNTRLSMEQEHLRLKQDRIGLSKELVQKERRFRQYERLYKKNLLAREDYLQAEEDYEAALGQLAVVDERIKQDDLFRSSQLQSLDENIRNMKKSLALVRGRLENLKVKAPVDGQLGNLEAQIGQSIAQGERIGQVITPELKVEAKIDEHYVERVMPGLPASFEREGKKYDMEVTKVYPEVREGQFRTDLHFVSGRPENIRAGQTYHLNLQLGDPVPAVIVPRGSFYQASGGEYMYVVDEEGKTARRRPVRIGRQNPQYYEVVEGLQPGEKVIISGYDLFGENERLILR
- a CDS encoding TolC family protein, producing the protein MLHFWHVVCFLSVMMNAQITIKRGLSLFLLVFLASPGNLRAQSGWTVDDCMRYAVEQNYRVRNSRLDTRIAGEDLTAAYGDFLPSVSATGALGKRLGRSVDPKTNLYTSSSFLESTMGLNVSLPVFDGFTRVNRLQFRKLNKQIGGLTEQIEENRIAFEVMDAFYRLCFDKKMYELAVEQRKLSERYHEQMLEYVDLGMRSPSDLQEVKARLQSDIYQETVKANGCRLSLLALKELLNMRDTDTLAISPGGEGELPVLPVLESNEIYAASETSLPEFRAMELREKASRKSLAIASGAFSPSIRAEFSLYSGYYDTERDDLGEIIPIKDQLKNNMNKYIGVSVSLPLFSGLSRLTDVRKERFRLQRIRNENEQQRLSLYKEIDDACLSLRAAAEEHRQAVEQLRTSTVTLKESEEKWEEGMISVFELMEKRNLYILAKAELSRTRLQYELKSRTVDFYRTGSFLGTE
- a CDS encoding flavin reductase family protein, encoding MKAIEPSLVKDNFIEIIGKEWMLVSAGDKDKFNMMTASWGGVGFLWNKPVVFVFIRPERYTREFVDAKGAFTLSFLGEEHKTAHKICGAKSGRDIDKVAATGLTPYFTDLGNPCFEESRLTLECKTLYVTKMDKDHFVDPALYEKWYSAMAGNPHNVYVAEILNAWER